TGCGGCTACATCTTGGCCAGCGCATGTCGGCGGCCTCGAAGCCCGCGGTGGAGGCCCTCGCGGCGCTGCTTCACGAGCGGCTCTATCAGCGGGGCCTATGGCGGGAGCGGGGCGCGGCCCGCTGAGGCGAGGCGGCATGGAGCATTGCCATGGACTAGACATGGTGAACAAGGGGCATGATGAAGCAGGGGCGTGGTGAGGCGGAAAGACTTGATCAGGGGCAAGGCGGGTCACGGCGGCAGCGGGCACCATGGGCGCTCGGTCGGGGGAGCCGGCCGGACAAAAAAACGCCGCCCATTGGGGCGGCGAGAAGACCGTGACTAGCTTGATGAGGAGAAACCATGACAGGGAACCTGACATTCTCTGCATGGCGGGTGGCGCCTGGCGAGCGCCACAATTCAAAGATAAGCATTCTCATTTGAGCGGTCAAGCGTAACGAGAATATTTTTCAATTAAGATCCTCGAGAAGGTGTCACAAGGAGGTGTCCGTGCTCCGCGTTGCCATGTTCAGTGCCCAGCCCTACGACCGGCGTTTCTTCACCGAGGCGGCCGCTGGCCGCGAGATCGCTCTGCAGTTCCACGAGGTCACCCTGACCCCCGATAGCGCCGTCCTGGCCCATGGGGCCGACGGAGTCTGTGCCTTCGTCAACGACCGCCTGGATGCCGAGGTGCTCGAGGCACTGGCAGTGCAGGGCGTGCGCTTCATCGCCCTGCGCTGTGCCGGCTTCAACAACGTGGGCCTGGCCGCCGCCGAGCGGCTGGGGCTGGCCGTGGCGCGGGTACCTGCCTACTCGCCGGAGGCGGTGGCCGAGCATGCCCTGGCGCTGCTGCTGACCCTCAACCGGCGCATCCATCGCGCCTTCAACCGGGTACGCGAGGGCAACTTCATGCTCGAGGGCCTGCTCGGCATGACACTCGCCGGCAAGACGGTGGGCCTGATCGGCACCGGGCGCATTGGCCTGGCCACGGCGCGCATCTTCCGCGGCTTCGGCTGTCGGCTGCTCGGCGAGGACCGCTATCCGAGCGAGGCCTTCACGACCCTGGGCGGGGAATATGTGTCGCGGGAGCGGCTGCTGGCGGAAAGCGACGTGATCAGCCTGCACTGTCCCCTCACCGACGACACCCGCTACCTGATCGACGAGGCGGCGCTTTCCCGGCTCAAACCCGGGGCGATCCTGATCAACACCTCTCGGGGCGGGCTGGTCGACACCCGAGCGGCGATCGCGGCGCTCAAGACCCGCCGCCTGGGGGGCCTGGCTATCGATGTCTACGAGCAGGAGACCTCGCTGTTCTTCCGTGATCACTCCAGCGACATCATCGACGATGATATCTTCCAGCGCCTGACCACCTTCCCCAACGTGCTGATCACCGGCCACCAGGGCTTCTTCACCGCCGAGGCACTGACCGAGATCGCCGAGGTGACCCTCGACAACATCGAGGCGCTGGGTCGCGGTGAGCCCTGCCCCAACCGGGTCAGCCAGGAAGGCTGAGGGGCGGGAGAAGGCCTAGGACAGCACCAGACCGAGCCACAGCGGCAGGGTCAGCATGGCCAGCAGGGTCTGGGCGGTGATCAGCGCCGCCATCAGCTCGGCATCTCCGCCCAACTGGCGGGCCAGGATATAGGCCGAGGTAGCGGTGGGCAGGGCGGCGAACAGCAGCGCCACGTCGCGGCTGACCGGCGGCAGGCCCAGCAGCAGGGCGAGGCCCAGTACCAGCGCCGGCATCAGCGCCAGCTTGACCGCCGTGGCGGCCCAGACCCCGCGGGAGAGGCGCAGCAGGGCCTGGGGGCGCAGGGCCACCCCCACCGCCACCAACCCCAGTGGCAGGGCGGCCCGCCCCAGCAGGCCGACCGCCGCCTCGCTCCAGCCCGGCAGCCCGATCCCGGTCAGATTGAGCGTGATGCCGGCCAGGCAGGCCAGGATCAGCGGGTTGCGCGCCAGGGCGACGAGGCTCTTGCCGAGGCTCGAGGGGCCCAGGGTGCCGGCGGCGATGAAGGCCGCCACGCACAGCACATTGACCACCGGCACCATCAGCGCCACCGCCACGGCGGCCACCGTGGCGCCGGCGCTGCCGTGCAGGGCCGCGGCCCCGGCCACGCCGACATAGGTGTTGAAGCGCAGCGCGCCCTGAAAGGCCGAGGTGAAGGCCGGCAGGCCCAGCGAGAGCCAGGCCCGGCACCGCCACAGCAGCAGCGCGAAGATGAGCATCGCCCCCAGCAGCACGATCGCCAGGCGTACCACCGGCACCGCCCCGACCTCGGCTGTGGCGAGCGTCGCCACCAGCATCGCCGGGAACAGCAGGTGATAGATGAGCCCCTCGAGGCGGGACCAGAAATCGCCCCCGGGCAGGCGCGCCCAGCCCAGCAGCGCCCCGGTCAGAATCAGCAGGAACAGCGGTCCGAGTGCCTGTTCGACGCTGGTCATGGTTTCTCCCTCATCCGTGTGGGTCGGCCTGCGACATTCCTGCTCAGGGCGCCAAGCGTAAATGCTGATAAGCTTACCCTTTAAGGCCCGCCGATGGAGTACTGCTTTCGCCGCCATGACCCCTTCCCCTCATGCCCAGGACGATGACGCGCCGCGCTCGCCGCTGCTCAACCTGCTGATCATGGTCACGCTAGTGACCGTGGTGGTGGCCTGCTGGTATCTGCTGGACTACTACCTGCGCGACAGTCGGGATGACGTGACCTGGTACCCGCCAACCGGTGCCTGCGACCTGCGCGAGGGACCCTGCGAGGCCAACCTGGGGCTGGGGGCACGGCTGGTGTTCGGGGTCGGCGGCGAACTCTCCCCGCTGACCCCGCTGCCGCTCACCGTGGCCGTAGAGGGCGTCGAGGCCGAGGCGGTCACGGTCGAGTTCGTGGGGCGCAACATGCCCATGGGACTGCACCGCTTTCCGCTCAAGGACGTGGGGCCCGGCACCTTCGTGGGAGAGGGGCAGATCGGCCTGTGCACCGAGGCGGTGATGCCCTGGCGGGCTCAGGTGGTGGTCGAGACCGACTCGGCACGCCTGGGCAGCTGGTTCGACTTCGAGGTGGCACGGAGGCGCTGACAGGACGCCTAGGGTGTAGCGCCCGAGAGGGCATCATCGCGGCGCCGCTGATCGAGGCCCTGCTGCTCGAGGTCTGGCATGGTGAGCCTGACAGCGGCCGAGGCCGCCCGAGCGATCGAGTGTTCGCCCTATGACGACGGGTCGCCCAGGGCGGCCCGTCGTCATTTCAGGTAGGCCATGGCAGCGTGCGGTTCAGCGCTCGGTTTCTGCGCTGTCGGTCTGGGCGGTACCGGAGTGGTCAGTCTCGGCCTGGCCGCTGAGCCGATGCACCATGCCCATCAGCCCCTGGAGCTGCTCGCCGGCTCGGCTGTCATGGCGAGGCTCGGGCTGCCAGAGACTCTCCTCGTAGCCCCACCAGTCCCAGCACCCCTGCGGGTTGGCGAGACTCGACGTGGCCTGGGGGTAGAGCACCACCAGACGGTTGGCCGCCGCCCAGCGGTTGAGCCCCGACCGGCGCACGAAGGCCTCCCCGATGGCCTCGGCGTGCATCTGGCAGCCGTGCAGTACCACCACCAGGCCACAGGGTGCGCCTTCCTCGCAGGCCTTGGGTACATAGAGGAAGCCCTGTTCGGCCATGTCGTCGTCGAACGCCGTCTGGTCGAACGTCCAAAGCATGCCGCTAGCGGTATCGTCGGGTGTCTTCAGGTCTTCATACAGCCAGGAGAGGGCCTCGCCGGCACCATCGATGCCGCAGTCGAGCAGGTAGGGCGCGCCTCCCTCCCGGCAGTCGGCGAGCGGGGGCAGTGCGTCCTCGGCGGTGACCTCGGGCAGCGTGCCGGCATCGACCGGCCAGCCGTGACCGGCCTCGTCCTGGCGCACGACCTTCAGCTGTGTTTCGGGGTCGGCCAGCCAGCCCCGGTACTGCGCGGCGAGCCTCTCGCCAAGGGCAGGAGCCACGGTGGCATCCGCCTCGCCATGCCAGAGATAGACCCGCTGCTCGCCTAGGGACGCGGCGCTGCCGACCAGGCTCTCCTCGCGGTAGGCCGCCAGGCGCTCCTCCAGCGCATCACGCTCGGGCAGGCCGCGCCGGGTGGCCATGCACTGGCCGAGGGCGCGACTCAGCTCGCCCCGGGCGCAGCCCCAGGGGCCGGCGGCGAACACGGCGAGACCCTGGAAGCGTTCGGGGTGCGCCACGGCGAGCTGGGTGGCCATGTAGCCGCCAGAGGAGATGCCCATTACGCTGATGGCGGCGGGATCGAGGGTGAGAACCGGAAGGGGAGAGGGGGAGTCGTTGGCGGCCAGCGCCGGGCCCGAGAGGCCCAGCGCCAGTGCGGCCGCGAGGGAGACCGTCTTCATCGCGCCATCAGGAGTCGGCGGCGTCGACGTCGAGCAGCTCGACCTTGAAGATCAGGGCCTCGTTGGGGCCGATGGGGCCCTGGCCGCGGCTGCCGTAGGCGAGATCGGCCGGGATGTAGACCATCCAGCTGTCGCCGACACTCATCATCTTCAGGGCTTCCTGCCAGCCCGGGATGACCTGGCCGACCTGGAAGCTGACCGGCTCGCCGCGCTCGTAGGAGCTGTCGAAGACGGTGTCGTCGAGCAGCTTGCCTTCGTAGTGCACCTTGACGGTATCACCGGCACTCGGGGTGGCGCCGTCACCGGCTTCCAGCACCTTGTACTGCAGGCCGGAGTCGGTGGTGGTGACGCCGTCCTTCTCGGCGTTCTCGGCCAGGAACTGCTGGCCGGCTTCCAGGTTGGCGGTGGCCGCGGCCTGGGCGGATTCCTGACGCTTGGCCATGGCCTGCTGCTGGAACTGCTGCAGCGACTGCGCCATCGCCTCCTCGCTCATGGCGAGATCGTCGCCGGCGTAGACATCCTCGAGGGCCTGGGTGAAGGCCTCGAGATCGAGATCCTCGACGTCCTGTACCAGGCTCTGGCCCAGGGTCACGCCCAGGCTGTAGCCGAGCTTGGCGTCGTCGGTCTCGGGGGCGGCCAGGGCATAGGGCGCGGCTGCGGTCAGCAGGGCGCCGAGCGTGGCGGCTTTCACCAGTGTCTTCATGAAGGGTCCTTGCAGTCTTGAGGATGGATACCGAACCCCTCGGACTCTACCAAGCCTGATCGGGTTCCGCATCCAGTGGAAGGGGCGGCGGGCGGCGGGCGGCGGCACAGGGGCAGGCCAGCCACCAGGTTAGGCCCGTCACTAGGTTAGGCCCGTCACCAGGTTAGGCCCGTCACCAGGTTAGGCCCGACGGCGTCAGACCACCAGGGTCGGGCAATGAGCCTGACTGGCCACCCGCTGGGAGACGCTGCCGAGGAAGGAGGCGCTCTTCTCGCCGCCGGTGCCCTGGGAGCCGATCACGATCAGGTCCACCTGGCGCTTCTTGGCGAAGCGCACGATGGTGCTAGACGGGCGCCCGCCCTTGACGAAGGCGCGGACCTCGCCGGCCCCCATCTCGAGGGCTCGGTTCTTGGCATCCACGGCGACCTCGGAGGCATATTCCTTAAGGGCATCGTCGGGCAGGTCCAGCCTGGCCGGGCGGACCATCGACAGCGACGCCTCGATCAGGCTGTGATGCTTGAACACGCACAGCACATAGAGCTCGGCGCCGGTGAGCTTGGCGAGCTCCACGGCCCTGACCAGCGCCTCGAGGGCGCCTCGCGAGCCGTCGACCGGGACCAGAATCTTCTTGAACATGGCGGTATTCCCTCCGTCAGGGTCAGTCGGCGAAGGCGATATCGCGCAGGAACAGGGCGATCTGCGGGAACATAATCAGCAGGGCCGCCGCCAGGATCAGGATGAAGATGAAGGGGGGCGTCCCCTTGATCACATCCAGATAGGGCCGCTTGAAGATGGCGATGGCGGTGAAGATGTCGCAGCCGAAGGGCGGTGTCGCCGAGCCGATGGCCACCTGCAGGGTGATCAGGATGCCGACCAGGACCGGGTCGAGGCCGGTGCTCTCGATCGCCGGGGCGAAGATCGGCGTCAACACCAGGATCACCACGATCGGGTCGACGAACATGCAGGCGACGAAGAAGGCGATGCAGATGGCGATCAGCACCCCGGTGGGGCCGGCCTCGTTGATGCCCACCGACTCGAGGATCGCCTGGGGAATCTGCGCGAAGGAGATGATCCAGGAGAAGCCGTTGCCGACCCCGACCAGGATGAACACCACGGCGGTGATCAGGCCGGTGGACTTGGCGATGGTGTAGATGTCGAAAAGCTTCAGCGAGCGGAAGATCACGAATTCCAGCAGCACCGCATAGAGCACACAGGCCGCAGCGGCCTCGGTGGGGCTGAAGACGCCACCATAGATGCCGCCGACGATGATCACCGGGAAGCCCAGCGGCCAGAGGGCCTGCTGAACGGCACTCAGCCGCTCGCGCCAGGTGGCGCGTGGCTCGGTGGGCACGTCCTTGATCACCGCATAGAGCACGCAGTAGAGCGAGAACATCAAAAGGATCAGCAGGCCCGGGCCGATGCCGGCGATAAACAGTTCACCGATCGAGGTACCCGAGATGACGCCGTAGATGATCATGCCGATGCTCGGCGGGATCAGGAAGGCGATGTCACTGGCGTTGATGATCAGGGCCAGGGTGAAGGAATCCGAGTAGCCGGCCTTGAGCATCTTGGGGCGCAGCGGCGAGCCGACCGCCACCACCGTGGCCTGGGTCGAGCCCGAGACGGCGCCGAAGAGCGTACAGGAGGCGGCGGTGCTGACCGCGAGCCCGCCCTTGATGTGGCCGATGAAGGACATGACCATGGCGATCAGCCGGTTCGCCGACTGCCCCCGGGTCATGATGTCGGCGGCCAGGATGAACATCGGCACGGCAATCAGCGAGGCCGGACGGATTCCCGCCAGCATCTGCTGGATGAAGGTCTCCATCTGCCCGAAACCGTTGAACATCATGAAGAAACCGATGACGGCCGCGGTAATCAGCGGGATCATCATCGGGAAGCCCAGCAATAGCAGGGCTATCATGGTCGATACCATTATTGTC
The genomic region above belongs to Halomonas sp. YLGW01 and contains:
- a CDS encoding TRAP transporter large permease, giving the protein MTTIMVSTMIALLLLGFPMMIPLITAAVIGFFMMFNGFGQMETFIQQMLAGIRPASLIAVPMFILAADIMTRGQSANRLIAMVMSFIGHIKGGLAVSTAASCTLFGAVSGSTQATVVAVGSPLRPKMLKAGYSDSFTLALIINASDIAFLIPPSIGMIIYGVISGTSIGELFIAGIGPGLLILLMFSLYCVLYAVIKDVPTEPRATWRERLSAVQQALWPLGFPVIIVGGIYGGVFSPTEAAAACVLYAVLLEFVIFRSLKLFDIYTIAKSTGLITAVVFILVGVGNGFSWIISFAQIPQAILESVGINEAGPTGVLIAICIAFFVACMFVDPIVVILVLTPIFAPAIESTGLDPVLVGILITLQVAIGSATPPFGCDIFTAIAIFKRPYLDVIKGTPPFIFILILAAALLIMFPQIALFLRDIAFAD
- a CDS encoding FKBP-type peptidyl-prolyl cis-trans isomerase; translation: MKTLVKAATLGALLTAAAPYALAAPETDDAKLGYSLGVTLGQSLVQDVEDLDLEAFTQALEDVYAGDDLAMSEEAMAQSLQQFQQQAMAKRQESAQAAATANLEAGQQFLAENAEKDGVTTTDSGLQYKVLEAGDGATPSAGDTVKVHYEGKLLDDTVFDSSYERGEPVSFQVGQVIPGWQEALKMMSVGDSWMVYIPADLAYGSRGQGPIGPNEALIFKVELLDVDAADS
- a CDS encoding 2-hydroxyacid dehydrogenase, translating into MLRVAMFSAQPYDRRFFTEAAAGREIALQFHEVTLTPDSAVLAHGADGVCAFVNDRLDAEVLEALAVQGVRFIALRCAGFNNVGLAAAERLGLAVARVPAYSPEAVAEHALALLLTLNRRIHRAFNRVREGNFMLEGLLGMTLAGKTVGLIGTGRIGLATARIFRGFGCRLLGEDRYPSEAFTTLGGEYVSRERLLAESDVISLHCPLTDDTRYLIDEAALSRLKPGAILINTSRGGLVDTRAAIAALKTRRLGGLAIDVYEQETSLFFRDHSSDIIDDDIFQRLTTFPNVLITGHQGFFTAEALTEIAEVTLDNIEALGRGEPCPNRVSQEG
- a CDS encoding AEC family transporter translates to MTSVEQALGPLFLLILTGALLGWARLPGGDFWSRLEGLIYHLLFPAMLVATLATAEVGAVPVVRLAIVLLGAMLIFALLLWRCRAWLSLGLPAFTSAFQGALRFNTYVGVAGAAALHGSAGATVAAVAVALMVPVVNVLCVAAFIAAGTLGPSSLGKSLVALARNPLILACLAGITLNLTGIGLPGWSEAAVGLLGRAALPLGLVAVGVALRPQALLRLSRGVWAATAVKLALMPALVLGLALLLGLPPVSRDVALLFAALPTATSAYILARQLGGDAELMAALITAQTLLAMLTLPLWLGLVLS
- a CDS encoding universal stress protein, with amino-acid sequence MFKKILVPVDGSRGALEALVRAVELAKLTGAELYVLCVFKHHSLIEASLSMVRPARLDLPDDALKEYASEVAVDAKNRALEMGAGEVRAFVKGGRPSSTIVRFAKKRQVDLIVIGSQGTGGEKSASFLGSVSQRVASQAHCPTLVV
- a CDS encoding PHB depolymerase family esterase, with the translated sequence MKTVSLAAALALGLSGPALAANDSPSPLPVLTLDPAAISVMGISSGGYMATQLAVAHPERFQGLAVFAAGPWGCARGELSRALGQCMATRRGLPERDALEERLAAYREESLVGSAASLGEQRVYLWHGEADATVAPALGERLAAQYRGWLADPETQLKVVRQDEAGHGWPVDAGTLPEVTAEDALPPLADCREGGAPYLLDCGIDGAGEALSWLYEDLKTPDDTASGMLWTFDQTAFDDDMAEQGFLYVPKACEEGAPCGLVVVLHGCQMHAEAIGEAFVRRSGLNRWAAANRLVVLYPQATSSLANPQGCWDWWGYEESLWQPEPRHDSRAGEQLQGLMGMVHRLSGQAETDHSGTAQTDSAETER